CTAAACGCTGATCGATCTGAAACCGTCCCTGGTACCGCTTATACCCACCATTAATCACAATTCCATTCTGATCTAAATAAGAGCTGCTTACCGAATATTTTGTAGCCGCAGTGCCACCCCTCATAGAGAAGCTATGATTTTGCATAAATGCATTCTGTAATACATTATCCTGCCAGTTTATCCCACGTTCATTGCGGTAAGCATCTAAAGTTTTGCCGTCTTTAAGATACAAAGCGGTAGCGGAAGTCTTATTCAAGTCCAGCTGGTATTTCACAAACTCATAAGGGCTCATCACTTCTATCTGCGTTGACGGATATTGATAGCCCAGCCAGTTGTTATAGTTAACTACCGGCGCGCCTACCTTACCTTCCTTGGTCTTGATCATGATCACACCATTGGCTCCTCTCGCTCCATAAATTGCCGTAGAAGATGCGTCTTTCAATATATCTATTGATTCAATATCATCCGGATTAATGGTATTGTTGTCGGGATTTTCCAAAGGAAAACCATCAATTACATAAAGTGGTGAGTTTGACTGGGTAATGGAATTCCCTCCGCGAATGGTGATGTTGCTAATACTGCCTGGCTGTCCATCACCAGAACCAACCTGCACTCCTGCCACCCTTCCTGCCAAGGCATCTTCAAAGGAAACTACCGGTGCCTTTTCCATATCTTTCATCACTACAGAACCGACCGAACCAGTCAGGTCCTTTCGTTTTACCTGGCCATAACCAACAATTACCACGTCATCTAAAGCGGTGTTGTTAGGTACCAGTTGAATTTTATAGTGACTTTGACTGGTGATAACCACGGTTTTGCTGATATAGCCAACCATGGAAACCATCAATAGTTCACTTTCTTTTGTATTAGAAAGACTAAAGCGGCCCTGATCATCTGTTACGCGGGAAACTGTTTTCCCCTGGATGACTACTTTCGCACCCGGCAAGGGTTTCCCGGTTTCTTCTGTAACAGTTCCACTAATGGTTTTTACCGCTTGGGCCAGACTGGAAAGCGGAATACCCAGAACCAATAGCACTGTTAAGAGTAAGTTTGGTTTCATATTCATTGTTTATATTTGGTTATATTGTTACCACAACATTTACATATCTGCAGTATATTTTTAAATGACTCGCTAAAGCATTTAAAACCTCATCCAGATCCGGGGAATAGCAATTAGAGCTTAATAACAATAATTACTACGTATATAAAAAATGATCAACATTACTAGTCTGGTCTGGACTGGTTAGGTCAACAAATATAATATAATATATTTTATTTCTTTACAAAAAATAAAAAAAGCTCTTCACACCCAAAATGGGGTGATTATTGAATAATTGTTAGGTGGGCTGGTTTGGTTTGTATGGTGTATTAATTACATTTGCCTAAATAATATACCTATGATCTCTGAAAACACACTCCAGAAAGGCAATCAAGGCAAAATGAAATACCAACAGCTTGCCGATCACATTATGTCACTGATTGAAATTGATCAGCTACATATTGGAGATCAGCTGCCTTCTCTCAAGCAGCTGCAGTTACAATTAAAAATGAGTAAGGAAACTTTACTCAAAGGCCTAAATGAACTTGTTGAAAAAGGCATCGTTGAATCTGTATACAGGAAAGGATATTATGTACGCAAAAAGGCCATTCACCATTCCTTCCGCGTGTTTTTGCTGCTTGATAAAATGAATATTCTGCGTGAACAGTTTTATAGGACGCTTTTTAACCAACTGGAAAACCGCGCCGATATAGATATCTACTTTCACCATCATAATTATCAGGTATTCGAAAAATTGATCAAAGAAAATCTGGGTTCATATACACATTACGTCATTGCAACTTTTTTAAAAGAAAATGTAGCCCCGCTCCTGAACCTGATTCCAGACAAGAAAAGAATAATTATTGATTTAAACGAGCAAGGTTTATCAGGCAATTACAGTAGTATATACCAGGATTACGGCTTTGACATTTATAATAGCCTTCATAAATTAAAGGCTGAGTTAAAAAAATACGATCGGCTGATATTGGTTGCCCATCCCGAAGCTGTTCATGCCAGGCTAGTAATTGAAGGTTTTTTACATTATTGCACTGAAACTGAATACCCCTACCTGATACAATCTGAGATTGATGAAAAGACTTTTCAAAAAGGTAATGCTTATGTAACCTTCAGCAGGTACGACACCGATGATGTCATGTTAATTAAGCTTGCGCGAAAAAAGAAACTTAAGTTAGGGAAGGATATAGGTCTCATCTCTTACAATGATACACTTGTGAAAGAAGTGCTTGAAGATGGTATTACGGTCATCTCAACTGATTTTGAGGCAATGGGTAAAACTGTTGCACAAGCCATCCTGGAAGAAAAAATCGTGATTAAGAGAAACCCGACAAAAGTTATTAAAAGACATTCGCTCTAAAGAACCTGTTGATACACAAAACATATTGTGCATATCAACAGGGCAGCAGATTTTCTTATTTAATCAGTTTATTGGCATTGGTTTCCGTTTTTAGGATCGGCCATAAATATCCTTTACATCTAATGGATATTCTATGCTAAAAAAACTTTTAAAATCGAATGTTATTTCCGCACGCACCAGGTCGTCATGGCCCTCATGTTCTGTACATTGGTAGTCTTGATGGGTTCGTGAAGCTGTCCCCCAAGTTTTTTGGTGAGCCTGGCCAGCATTTCCTGGTTGACTAAAAAACGCTCTGATCCGTCTGGAAGAATGTACCTGCCATTCCCGATAAAACGGACCAGTGATTCAATACCGATTTCCGAGGCCAGCCGACAGAAGAAATATCCACCGGGTTTAAGTACGCGCCACATGGAGCTTAACATCGCTTCAAAATGTTCCTGGTTTTCCGCAAAGTGGAGTACAGCAGAACTGATGACCAGATCAAAACTTTCATTTTCAAACGGCAATTGCTCTACAGCCGCTATCCTGAAATTTTCTTCGGGATTGATATGGGGAAAGGCACCGGCCAGATCTTTAAGCTGTGCTATCGCTTCAGGATTCTGATCTACCCCATAAACCTGTACACCACTTCTTAAAAAGTAAAGCAGGTTTCTTCCTGTTCCACATCCAGCATCCAAAACAGTCTTGCACCCATCATAGGTGCCTTTTAGTAATTGGTCGAATAAATAAATATCAATGTTTCCGAAGGTTTCCCGTATATGCTCGCTTTTCATCTCTGGCGCAAAGATATTACAAATAGTCCGGGATGAAAATCATTGCCTTGACAAATCGCATCGTTAGACCAGGTTTTGTAATTAGAGCATCTCCCCTATCCCATTTACTTAAGCAGCCAGGTTCCGTTTTCCGAACAGTCATACTAATTTTGATGTGGTTATTTTATAAAAGCTTATATTTAAGCTCTAAAACTAAACTGATGCTCACGATTATTGTTCATATCGCTCTCGCAATTTTGCTCTTCTTTTTGGTCAATTGGATAGGCAAACATTCTATTTCTATCGGTTATATTGAGATCACTATCTTTAGCCAAAATGAAGACAGCCCTGCTTTCAACTTTCTAATAAGGGTATTGTCCCCTCAAGTTTTTTTAATTGTCGTTGCTAGTATTTTATATGGCTTTAATGCTGACTATTTAGTCAAAGACATTTATCTTGTAAACGTGTATTATATTGCATTTAGGCTACTTGCCAGTATTGCTCTAGGAAGGCTATTATTGCTCAATTGGTATAAACAAATTCTTTATTGGATTGCTATCATTTCGTTATCGTATGTACTCTACATTAATGTAATTCAATATAAAAAGAATATACTACCAGATTTATCGACTTTATCTAACGAACTTTGGATTGTGATTTTGGTATTCATTTACCAAGTTATGAACAACTTGGATTTTTCTTCTGCAAAACCGGCAGAACGTCGGGAGAAATACATCCACAAAAATTACGATTTTCTCAAAAAAAAATATGGCAGTATAATCCATAGTATTACTCAAAACGAAGCTTTGGATATTATCGTTTACGCCATTTTAATTTATGAGGACTTCAACCGTCCCCGTATTGTGCGATGGATTGAATATGTTGCTTTCTTTCTCAGCACAAAACCAAAAACACTCGGGATCATGCAATTCAGGACAAATAACTATATTGGAGATTCAGAGAGCGTTCGTTTAGGAACACAAAAGATCTTTAATAAATTTCAATCCTTAAAGCAATCTGCACAATGGTCTTTATATGAAAACGATTACCAAGTTGCGAGGGATATCATCGCTGACTATAATGGAGGAGAGAGCTACGCCAATGAAGCCATTAATTTAATGCATAACGTCCAGAGGATGTTTTACCCGAACACCACAGATGAACTTTTAGTTTAGCTGATAAAGTTCAAACATCCTAACCAGATCAAAACTTTCATTTTCAAACGGCAATTGTTCTACCTACTCTGAAGTTCTCTTCGGGATCGATATGAGGAAAGGCACTGGCCAGATTTTTAAGCTGTGCGATAGCTTCAGCGTTTTGATCTACCCCATAAACCTGTACACCACCTCTTAAAAAGTAAAGCAGCTTTCTTCCTGTTCCACATCCAGCATCCAAAACAGTCTTGCACCCATCATAGGTGCCTTTTAGTAATTGGTCGAATAAATAAATATCAATGTTTCCGAAGGTTTCCCATATATGCTCGCTTTTCATCTCTGGCGCAAAGATATTACAAATAGTCCGGGATGAAAATCATTGCCCCGAGAAATGACAGCGTTAGCACCTAGTCTTGTGCAATAGCGCATTGCCCCTATCCTATTTACTTTAGCGACTTAGTTTCGTTTTCCGGAAGAGCAAAAGACCCCAAGTCTATCAGCATCCCCAGGCCTAATGCTGCCCCTGTCTTTATCGATGGTACCTTACGCATAATAAGATAGCAGTTTCGGTTGGTTAATGATCCTGTTATTTCCAATAGGCATCGGTAAATTTTTCCAGAAAGTATTTACTAAATTCATTTTGCAAATTATATGACGAAAAATTATCATCTTGTATTTTCCATCTGCGTTCACCAAAACCTTCTGCGCTACTGCAAACCCATACTTGGATAAGCGACAGCCCGCAAAAAATCGCCTTCTCAAATATTCACTCATCAAATATCAGATCCTAAATGGCTTAATATTCAGCAAGTTATCAACACACGAGCGAGATAACCACCGATGTTATTTTAGTTTTTGCATTGCTGCTTTTTTGATGTAAAAATCTGATTAACAGATTTAGAGTATAGGGATTGCACGGAAACCTTTAGGTAATCCAAAAAGAAATTATTATTTACTATTCCTATCATGTATAAACATAGCCCCATCGGGAAAAAGCAAGCATCGTTTCAGAACAAAAGATACAGCAGATGCACATGCACAGGCGCGGAAGATAACAGCCAAATTTATCTCAAAACTGTAAACCTATGTTAGTTGTTAGTAGAAGACAGTAGCATTAACGATTCGCGAAGACTGACATTGCTGCCCAATTTATTCAACTTTTAGCCTAAAAAATCATTATTTAAATTAAGTAGTTATTCACCATTTGTAAAGTATCACATAAAAAAAGGAAAATATGCCCTGGGATCCAGAAATTTACAACAAGTTCAAAGACATCCGTTACCAGCCATTTTTCGATTTAGCGGATTTTATCCAGCCTGCTGAAAAAATGAAAGCAATTGATCTTGGCTGTGGTACGGGTGAGCAGACAGCCATCCTGACTGAAAAATTTGAACAGGCCTTTTTTCTGGGCGTTGATACTTCTGC
The nucleotide sequence above comes from Pedobacter riviphilus. Encoded proteins:
- a CDS encoding class I SAM-dependent methyltransferase, with amino-acid sequence MKSEHIRETFGNIDIYLFDQLLKGTYDGCKTVLDAGCGTGRNLLYFLRSGVQVYGVDQNPEAIAQLKDLAGAFPHINPEENFRIAAVEQLPFENESFDLVISSAVLHFAENQEHFEAMLSSMWRVLKPGGYFFCRLASEIGIESLVRFIGNGRYILPDGSERFLVNQEMLARLTKKLGGQLHEPIKTTNVQNMRAMTTWCVRK
- a CDS encoding class I SAM-dependent methyltransferase, with the translated sequence MKSEHIWETFGNIDIYLFDQLLKGTYDGCKTVLDAGCGTGRKLLYFLRGGVQVYGVDQNAEAIAQLKNLASAFPHIDPEENFRVGRTIAV
- a CDS encoding winged helix-turn-helix domain-containing protein — encoded protein: MKYQQLADHIMSLIEIDQLHIGDQLPSLKQLQLQLKMSKETLLKGLNELVEKGIVESVYRKGYYVRKKAIHHSFRVFLLLDKMNILREQFYRTLFNQLENRADIDIYFHHHNYQVFEKLIKENLGSYTHYVIATFLKENVAPLLNLIPDKKRIIIDLNEQGLSGNYSSIYQDYGFDIYNSLHKLKAELKKYDRLILVAHPEAVHARLVIEGFLHYCTETEYPYLIQSEIDEKTFQKGNAYVTFSRYDTDDVMLIKLARKKKLKLGKDIGLISYNDTLVKEVLEDGITVISTDFEAMGKTVAQAILEEKIVIKRNPTKVIKRHSL